The region GAAGCACTGAATGAACCTGCAAGCTTAAAGCTGACACTGCGTCCGCTTTCTTCAGGCTCTGAAGTGGTTCACGAAGTTAGTGTCGATGCACTCAGCGATTTGGTTCAAGCGCCTGGTGCTCTCTTTGAACGCACCCGTGTGGTACGCGACTTTGCCACTGTAGTAACGGGTTCAGATACCACAGGTACAAACTTAGAGGATATCTCCTCGAGACTTGCTGATTTCGGTCCTCTCGATTGGGGTCTTCAAGAGATTCAAAGCCTCGTTGACTAACCACCTCCCCTTATGGTCGAGAGGCAGGTTCCAGCCCATTTAGGAATTTGCCTCTCGTAACCATCTCGCCAGTTCCTGCACGTGCAAGTCTTCAATTCCTATACGCTCTAGCTCTCGCGCTAAATACGAAACATAATCTCGATTGGCCCCACTTTGCCCATTCGCTTGCAGAATCTGTTCAACCATGACCTCTCGTGAAGAATCACCGAGAAAGTTCTTATTTTTTGGAGGGGCTATCCAAGTCCAGGCCTCGATAACTTGTTGAGACTCGAGTGTCACTTTGAGTCTGCACCTCTCATAGCCCCCGCTTTCACGGTCGTCTAAATAATCGAGCACATTACTGTCTTGGTCCGGCGCAATTTCAAAAATCACGCCTTCACATCGTTCTTCAGCGATTTCGACTAGAGTAACAACTCGACCAGGCATTTCAGGCGTTCCGCGATGATCAGGAGAGCCTTGCCAAAACTTACGGGTATAGCCGTCAACCGAACCTCTGACTTGATTTAGGAATTCAAACCCTGGACGGAAAATAAGGGAACCGTATGCAAAGACCCACACTATCTTAAAGATCAGCCTTGGTGCCTTCAATCAACGCATCTACCACGCCGCACATCGCATCTTGATGTGAAAG is a window of Deltaproteobacteria bacterium DNA encoding:
- a CDS encoding gamma-glutamylcyclotransferase — encoded protein: MWVFAYGSLIFRPGFEFLNQVRGSVDGYTRKFWQGSPDHRGTPEMPGRVVTLVEIAEERCEGVIFEIAPDQDSNVLDYLDDRESGGYERCRLKVTLESQQVIEAWTWIAPPKNKNFLGDSSREVMVEQILQANGQSGANRDYVSYLARELERIGIEDLHVQELARWLREANS